In Actinoplanes lobatus, the DNA window ACCGCCCTGCTCCCGACCCGGCTGCCCCGGGTGCTGCTGATCGACGAGATCGACAAGAGCGACATCGACCTGCCCAACGACCTGCTCACCATTCTGGAGGAGGGCGAGTTCCCGATCCCCGAGCTCCAGAGGGTCGCCGACCGGGTCGCCTCGGTGCCGGTCGGCGTGGACCGCAGCACCCGCACCGCGCCGGTGCACGGTGGCACAGTCCGGTGCAGCACCTTCCCGATCGTGCTGATGACCAGCAACGGCGAACGCGACTTCCCGCCCGCCTTCCTGCGCCGGTGCCTCCAGCTGGACATCCCGGACCCGGCGCCGGAGCAGCTCGCCGCCATCGTCGAGGCCCACCTCGGCGCGGAGGTGCTGGCCGCCGCCCAGGGTCTCATCGACGACTTCCTGAAGCGCCGCTCGACCGGTGAGATGGCCACCGACCAGCTGCTCAACGCCATCTTCGCGGTGATGAGCAACGGCACGGCCGACCGCGACGAGCTGGCCGCCCTGGTCATGCGACACCTCGGAACGCCGGGCTGATGTCGGTCGCCGGGCTGATCGAGACCCTCCAGCGGGCGGGCCTGTCCCCGACCGGCCGGGAGGTTGCCGAGGCTCTGTGGCTGGCCCGTCATCTCCACGTCGCCCCGACCACCCCGTCGCCCGCGCCTTCGCGGCCCGCCGACGCGCCACCCACCGATCTCGCCGAGCCGTCGCCGGCGCTCTCACCATCTGCCGAGTCGGTGCCGATCGCGGTTCCGAGCCCGGCAGCGGGGGCCGAACCGGTGCCCGCCTTCCCGGTGCGCAGCCCGGCGCCGCCCGGACTGCCCGATCCGCGCGGGCTGCAACGTGCGCTGCGGCCGCTGCGCCGCCGGGTTCCGTCACCGCGACGGCGGGTGCTCGACGAGGCGGCCACGGCCCGGTTCATCGCCGGCAGCGGGGTGTGGGCGCCGATCCTCGCGCCCGCCGCGGAACGCCGGTTCGAGGCGGTCCTGGCGGTCGACACGTCACCGTCGATGGCGGTGTGGCGGCAACTCGAAGCGGATCTGGCCCGGCTGCTGAGCCGCTCGGGGGCGTTCCGGGATGTGCGGCTCTGCCGCCTGGACGGGTCCGCCGAAACCCTCACCGTGCGGACCGGGCGCTCCGGCGTGTTGCGGCCGGCCCAGCTGATCGACGGCGCCCGGCGGCGGATCTTCCTGCTGCTCACCGACGCGGTCGGGGCGCGGTGGCACGACGGGAGCGCGGCCCGGGAGATCGCCGGGTGGGCGCGGACCGGGCCGATGGCGGTGCTCCAGCCGCTGCCGGAGCAACTGTGGTCACGTACCGGGTTGCCCGGACGGGCCGCCCGGGTCACGGTCACCGGAACCGGCGTCGCCAACGAGGCCTGGTCCGTGCGTTATCGGCGGGCGGCTCCGGAGGCCGGGGTTGCGGTGCCGGTGCTCGGCCTGACGGCGGGCGCGTGGCGGTCCTGGATCCGGGTCGTCGCGGGTCGGGCGGACGGCGTCCCCCTCGCGATCGCGACGCTGGCGCCGGCTCAGCCGTCCGTTCCGGCCTGGGAGGACGAACCGTCCGGCGAGCCGGTCGAGGGCTTCCGGGCCTCCGCGTCTCCCGCCGCGTACCAACTGGCCGTCTGCCTGTCGGCGGTCCCGCTGACCCTGGACACGATGCGCCTGGTCCAGCACGCGGTGGTCGGCGCCCCACCGTCCGCCCTGGCCGAGGTCCTCCTCGGTGGCCTGCTGATCCGCACCGGCGACGAGTCCTTCGAGTTCATCGAGGACGCTCGCGAGCGCCTCCTCGACGAACTGCGCCGCTCCGAGGCCACCCGGATCGTCCGGGTGATGTCGTCCTACCTGGCCGAGCACGCCGGAACGGCCGGCCCGTCCTTTCCAGCGCTCCTCCCCGACGTCTCCGGCTACCTCCAAGTCCCAGCAGAGACCTTCGCCTGGCTCCCCACAAGCGTGGTTCAACGCCTCGGCCTGCGACCACGTCAGTCAATCCTCGAGCCGGAAGACGGGTCTTCACCAGGTGATCGGGCGACGTCACCCCACTCGCCTCACCAGGCTCAGGCCCCAGCCTCTCCGTCATTCCCGCGGCCGGGCCAGACGCCCGCAGAGGCGGAGTCGCCCGCATTCCTGCAGAATCTGTCTCTGGAGGCGTTGATCGAGCAGGCCGGGGCGGCGCATCGTGCGTTGTTGCGGGATCTGACCGTGTTCGAGCTGCCAGTGCCGGAGCCGGTGGCCGCCCTGCTGGCCGAACGTGTCGGGGGCTCGGCGACCCGGTTGTGGGGGTTGGGTCTACTCGACGTCTCCCCCGACGCTTACGACCCGCAACAGCCGGCGCTGGCGGTCAACGCGCTGGCCGCCGGGCGTATCGATCCGCTCAATGCCGCCGAGATCGCCGATCTGGCCCGGCTGGTGGCCGAGCCGCTGTATGCCTCCTGGGGCGGCGCCGAGAAAATCAGCCGGGATCCCGGATTGGATCTGCAGTTGACCCGGCTCGCCTTGCACGCCGACACCCCACGGATCGTCGCCGACTGCGCTACCGGTGCCATGGAGGCGCTGTGGTCCGGCCCCGCTGTCGATGCGTTTCGGCTGGGCCAGGAGGCCATCGCCCTGCTCGACCGGCATCAGGTGCCGCTGTCGTTGCTGCTTCTGCGGCGGGTCGCCGGCGCCGCGCAAACCAGTGGGGACGGTGACGCTGCCGGGCAGTTGTACGGTCGGGCGAGTCGGCAGGCGCAAACCGACGACCCCGACCAGATCGACCCCCTCGATCGGGCACATGTCAGCGCCGAGCACGCCACCTATTTGATCGGCCGTGGTGACCTGCCGCAGGCTGAACGACTGCTTCGGCAAGCCCACGACCTGTTCACCTCCGCCGGATCCGACGACGAAGCCGCCGCCTGCCAAGGGATCATCGCCGACATCTTCGTCCTGCGTGGTGACTACGACGAGGCCCTGCGCATACGCCGCGAAGTCGAGTTGCCGGTTTACCAACGGCTCGGCGACACCCGCTCGGCTGCCCTCACCTGGGGCAGCATCGCCGACATCCTCCACCAGCGCGGCGAATACGACGAGGCCCTGCGCATCCACAACGAGCAAACGCTGCCGGTGTACCAACGGCTCGGCGACACCCGCTCGGCTGCCCTCACCTGGGGCAACATCGCCGACATCCTCCACCAGCGCGGCGAATACGACGAGGCCCTGCGCATCCACAACGAGCAAACGCTGCCGGTGTACCAACGGCTCGGCGACACCCGCTCGGCTGCCCTCACCTGGGGCAGGATCGCCGACATCCTCCACCAGCGCGGCGAATACGACGAGGCCCTGCGCATACGCCGCGGAATGCAGCTGCCGGTGTACGAACGACTCGGCGACACCCGGTCAGCTGCGATCACCTGGGACAACATCGCCGACATCCTCTACCGGCGCGGCGAATACGACGAAGCTCTCCAGATACGCCAAGAGAAGGTGCTGCCGGTCAATGAGAGGCACAACGACCTGGACGGCATCGCCAACACCACCTTGGGTATCGCGCAGATACAACTACAACAACAGGACTTCTCCTCAGCGTTGCCCAACCTGCTCAAGGCATTCGAGATCCTCGAACGCCTGCAACGGCCCGATGGAATCGCTGTCGTTGGCGTCACCCTTGGCGAGCTTCTGGCTGCCATTGGGGAACCAGACAGCGCCCGGAAAGTGTGGGAGAAGAGCCTCGCGGCGGCAACCAAGATCGGGTTCACAGATCTCATCGAGCGGATCAGTGCACTGTTACGGAACATCGACTCCGAGCCCCGCCCGGTAGACGGCTGATCGCGGACATCAGACAGGCCACTGCGGCCTTGACCCGGAAGACGGCCGCTGGAACCAGCGGAGGCGGTCGTCGTGTGGTTGAGGGCGGCGTCGCGCGTACCGGAAGGAAAGATCACGGTGGGTGAGCGGCGGCACCCACCGTGACCAGGCGGGTCAGTCGCCGGAGAGGTCTCGGCGGATGGACCAGGCGGCGATCGGCAGGGAGCCGGCCGTCCAGATGGAGACCCAGAGCAGGCCGCGGGTGGAGCCGCTGGCGGCGGCCAGGAAGGCGCTGAAGATCATGTCGCCTTCGAGCTGGTAGAGGATGCCTTCGATGAAGAGCAACCAGCCCAGCCAGCCGGCGATGAGCCACAGCGGTTTGCGGACGACGGTCGCGTTGGCCACGCCGAAGATCGCGAGCAGTGGGGCGACGACGAGGGTGGCGAGGTAACGGTCCACTTTGCCGGTGGCGAGGACGCCGATGCCGCTGATCGCGACCAGCGCCACGCCGAGGAGCACCGCCACCGCGGCCTGTGCGGCGAGCACCTTGAGGCGGTTGGGCTGGCCGAGGAAGAGCAGCATGGCGGTGCGGTGCTGGTAGTGCTGGCAGGTGACCATGATGGCGATGCCGAAGGTGCCGATGCCGGCCATCAGGGCCCAGAACTCGTCGCTCAGGTAGCCGGAGCACGCGGCGATGAAGGCGAAGCCGAGCAGGGCGAGGACGGAGGCGCGGACGGTGGCGGTGCGGTAGAGCTCGCTGCGCAGTACGGCGATCATCGGGCCTCCGCCACGCTCAGGAAGACGTCTTCGAGGTGCTGGGTCTCGGCGACGAGTTCGTAGATCGGGATCCGCTGTTCGAGGGCGATGTCGCCGGCCTGTTCGGGGCTGAGGCCGGCCACGTAGAGGGCCTGGCGTTCGGTGGTGACCGTGGCGCCGGCCTGCTCGTACGCCGTGGCGAGCCGTTCGTGGTCGCCGCCGCGTACGCGCAGCTGGGTGCCGGCGCGCAGTTCGTCGAGGGGGCCGGCGCGCAGCACGCGGCCCTCGCCGATGATGACCACGTCGTCGACGAGGAGTTCCAGTTCGCTGAGCAGGTGGCTGGAGATGAGCACGGTGCCGCCGGCGTACGCGTGGTCGCGCAGCAGCCCGCGCAGCCAGGCCATGCCGGGCGGGTCGAGGCCGTTGGCCGGTTCGTCGAGGATCAGCACGGACGGTTCGCCGAGCAGGGCGGTCGCCACGGAGAGGCGCTGGCGCATGCCGAGTGAGTACTCGCCGGAGCGTTTGCCGCCCGCGTCCTCGAGGCCGACGTACTCGAGCAGGGCCGTCGCCCGTTCCCGGGAGGCGCCGCTGAGTTTGGCCTGGGTCATCATGTGGGCGTAGCCGGTCTGGCCGGGGTGGCTCAGTCCCTGTTCGAGGACGGCGCCGACCTGCCGCAGTGGGTTCTTCAGGTCCCGGTAGCGGCTGCCGTTGATCAGGGCCTGGCCGCGGGTGGGCCTGGTGAGGCCGAGCAGCATCCGCAGCGTGGTGCTCTTGCCGGAGCCGTTGAGCCCGAGCAGGCCGGTCACCCGGCCCGGGGCGGCGGTGAACGTCACGTCGCGGACGGCGTCCACCCGGCCGTAGGTCTTCGTCAACTCACGGGTTTCGATCATCGCGAAGATTATTAAGGACCGTGTCAAGTCACCTAGCGTCACGAATCGGTAACGACTGCTTTCAGGAAGGCGTCGACGATGTCGTCCAGGGTGGGCAGGGCGCTCTGCGTGCCGGGGATCCGCGCGATCGTCGTGGTGTCACGGATGGCGGCCAGCGCGAGCAGCAGCGCCTCCCGGAAGCCGGGGGTGCGAGCGTAGCCGGGCAGGGCCTGCTCCGCGACCCCGACGATCCGGCGGGTGACGGCGGTGAGCGTCGCGGCGGTCATGGCGGCCGTGCCGGGATGCGTCCGGGCGAGCACCAGCAGCTCGGCGACCACGGCCAGCACCGGTGACGAGTAGCTGTCCCACATCCGGCGCAGCAGCAGCTCGGCACGCTGCCGCTCGGTGGCGCCCTCGACCGGCCGGGACGCGTCATCGAGCAGCCGCGTGGCGAGCCGGTTGATGGCCCCGTCGATGAGTGCCGTCTTGGTCGGGAAGTAGTGCTGTTGCAGGCCCTGACTGACCCCGGCGCGCTGGGCGACGCCGCGCGTGGTGGTGGCCGCGAACCCGACCGTGGCCAGGCTCTCCAGGGTGGCGTCGAGGAGCGCCTCGACGGCCTGCTCGCGGCGCTCGGCCCGGGATGCCATACCGGGATCCTAGCTTTTCAAGTCACGTGACTTGGTTTAGCCTCCCGGGCAGACCCGTCGAGGAGGAACCCATGGGCGCCGGACTGTCCCGCCTGAGCACCATCTACCGCCAGGGCGCCCTCGGGCGGCGGCCGGCCGTACCGGCCGACTTCGCCGAACTGGAACGCCGCGCCGAGCGGGCCAGCAGCGCCAAAGCGTGGGCGTACGTGGCGGGCGGCGCCGGTGAGGGCCGGACCATGCGCCGCAACCGGGCCGCCTTCGAGCGCTGGGCCATCGTGCCGCGGATGCTGTCCGGCCATGTCGAGCGGGACCTGTCGGTGGAGCTGCCCGGCGGCCGCCACGACACGCCGGTGCTGCTCGCCCCGGTCGGCGCGGGCGCGCTGATGGGCGCCGACAGCGACCTCGCGATCGCCCGGGCGGCCGCCGCCACCGGCACCGCCTACGTCTTCTCCAACCAGGGCTGCAACCCGATGGAGGACTGCGCCGCCGCGATGGGTGACGCGTCCCGCTGGTTCCAGCTCTACTGGAGCAAGGACGAGCAGCTCGTCGACAGCCTGATCGCGCGGGCCGAGGCGGCCGGGGCGGCGGCGCTGGTCGTCACCCTGGACACCACCGTGCTCGGCTGGCGGCCGCAGGACCTGAACCTGGGCTCGCTGCCGTTCAGCCGCGGTCAGGGCATCGCGCAGTACACCTCGGACCCCCGGTTCCGGGAGATCGTCGCCGGGCGGCCCGCGCAACCGGCCGGCGAGGTGACCCTCGGCGCGATCCGCACCCTGCTCGCGATGACCCGCAACCACCCCGGCAAGTTCTGGGGCAACCTGCGGTCGCCGGCGCCGCGGGCGGCCGTCGAGACGTTCCTCGACATCTACTCCAACCCCGGCCTGAGCTGGGAACACCTGGCCACGCTGCGGGGCCGGACCCGGCTGCCGATCGTGCTCAAGGGCATCCTGCATCCGGACGACGCCCGGCGCGCCTTCGACGCCGGTGTCGACGCGATCGTCGTGTCCAACCACGGCGGCCGGCAGATCGACAACGCGGTCGCCTCGCTGGACGCGCTGGTCACCATCCGGGCGGCGGTCGGCCCGTCGCCGACGCTGCTACTGGACAGCGGCATCCGCACCGGCGCCGACGTCTTCACGGCGCTGGCGCTGGGCGCGAACGCCGTGCTGTTGGGCCGCCCCTACATGTACGGGCTGGCGCTCGCCGGCCAGAGCGGTGTCGAGGACGTGATCCGCAACGTGATCGCCGAACTCGACCTGACGATGGCGCTCGCCGGCGTCCCGGACATCGCGTCGATCAGCCGGGACTGCCTGGTCGAAGCGTGACCCTGGACCGTCGGATCGTCCCGGCGCTGGCCGCCACGAACGCGGCCAGCACCACCGGGATCCACAGCGCGGCGGTCAGGCCGACC includes these proteins:
- a CDS encoding AAA family ATPase, whose translation is MIQQIFRGDGGSHEWELPEPPPWRRFAGEPLDTAPYDDDWAVSHPNEVERARAYRPGSREVEIVDLAILLRRPILITGRPGTGKSTLAYAIAHELGLGPVLRWPITSRTTLQDGLYRYDAIGRLQDANLPPEERPAAGIGQYIQLGPLGTALLPTRLPRVLLIDEIDKSDIDLPNDLLTILEEGEFPIPELQRVADRVASVPVGVDRSTRTAPVHGGTVRCSTFPIVLMTSNGERDFPPAFLRRCLQLDIPDPAPEQLAAIVEAHLGAEVLAAAQGLIDDFLKRRSTGEMATDQLLNAIFAVMSNGTADRDELAALVMRHLGTPG
- a CDS encoding SAV_2336 N-terminal domain-related protein, producing the protein MSVAGLIETLQRAGLSPTGREVAEALWLARHLHVAPTTPSPAPSRPADAPPTDLAEPSPALSPSAESVPIAVPSPAAGAEPVPAFPVRSPAPPGLPDPRGLQRALRPLRRRVPSPRRRVLDEAATARFIAGSGVWAPILAPAAERRFEAVLAVDTSPSMAVWRQLEADLARLLSRSGAFRDVRLCRLDGSAETLTVRTGRSGVLRPAQLIDGARRRIFLLLTDAVGARWHDGSAAREIAGWARTGPMAVLQPLPEQLWSRTGLPGRAARVTVTGTGVANEAWSVRYRRAAPEAGVAVPVLGLTAGAWRSWIRVVAGRADGVPLAIATLAPAQPSVPAWEDEPSGEPVEGFRASASPAAYQLAVCLSAVPLTLDTMRLVQHAVVGAPPSALAEVLLGGLLIRTGDESFEFIEDARERLLDELRRSEATRIVRVMSSYLAEHAGTAGPSFPALLPDVSGYLQVPAETFAWLPTSVVQRLGLRPRQSILEPEDGSSPGDRATSPHSPHQAQAPASPSFPRPGQTPAEAESPAFLQNLSLEALIEQAGAAHRALLRDLTVFELPVPEPVAALLAERVGGSATRLWGLGLLDVSPDAYDPQQPALAVNALAAGRIDPLNAAEIADLARLVAEPLYASWGGAEKISRDPGLDLQLTRLALHADTPRIVADCATGAMEALWSGPAVDAFRLGQEAIALLDRHQVPLSLLLLRRVAGAAQTSGDGDAAGQLYGRASRQAQTDDPDQIDPLDRAHVSAEHATYLIGRGDLPQAERLLRQAHDLFTSAGSDDEAAACQGIIADIFVLRGDYDEALRIRREVELPVYQRLGDTRSAALTWGSIADILHQRGEYDEALRIHNEQTLPVYQRLGDTRSAALTWGNIADILHQRGEYDEALRIHNEQTLPVYQRLGDTRSAALTWGRIADILHQRGEYDEALRIRRGMQLPVYERLGDTRSAAITWDNIADILYRRGEYDEALQIRQEKVLPVNERHNDLDGIANTTLGIAQIQLQQQDFSSALPNLLKAFEILERLQRPDGIAVVGVTLGELLAAIGEPDSARKVWEKSLAAATKIGFTDLIERISALLRNIDSEPRPVDG
- a CDS encoding ABC transporter ATP-binding protein; this translates as MIETRELTKTYGRVDAVRDVTFTAAPGRVTGLLGLNGSGKSTTLRMLLGLTRPTRGQALINGSRYRDLKNPLRQVGAVLEQGLSHPGQTGYAHMMTQAKLSGASRERATALLEYVGLEDAGGKRSGEYSLGMRQRLSVATALLGEPSVLILDEPANGLDPPGMAWLRGLLRDHAYAGGTVLISSHLLSELELLVDDVVIIGEGRVLRAGPLDELRAGTQLRVRGGDHERLATAYEQAGATVTTERQALYVAGLSPEQAGDIALEQRIPIYELVAETQHLEDVFLSVAEAR
- a CDS encoding TetR/AcrR family transcriptional regulator, producing MASRAERREQAVEALLDATLESLATVGFAATTTRGVAQRAGVSQGLQQHYFPTKTALIDGAINRLATRLLDDASRPVEGATERQRAELLLRRMWDSYSSPVLAVVAELLVLARTHPGTAAMTAATLTAVTRRIVGVAEQALPGYARTPGFREALLLALAAIRDTTTIARIPGTQSALPTLDDIVDAFLKAVVTDS
- a CDS encoding alpha-hydroxy-acid oxidizing protein, whose product is MGAGLSRLSTIYRQGALGRRPAVPADFAELERRAERASSAKAWAYVAGGAGEGRTMRRNRAAFERWAIVPRMLSGHVERDLSVELPGGRHDTPVLLAPVGAGALMGADSDLAIARAAAATGTAYVFSNQGCNPMEDCAAAMGDASRWFQLYWSKDEQLVDSLIARAEAAGAAALVVTLDTTVLGWRPQDLNLGSLPFSRGQGIAQYTSDPRFREIVAGRPAQPAGEVTLGAIRTLLAMTRNHPGKFWGNLRSPAPRAAVETFLDIYSNPGLSWEHLATLRGRTRLPIVLKGILHPDDARRAFDAGVDAIVVSNHGGRQIDNAVASLDALVTIRAAVGPSPTLLLDSGIRTGADVFTALALGANAVLLGRPYMYGLALAGQSGVEDVIRNVIAELDLTMALAGVPDIASISRDCLVEA